A single genomic interval of Methanorbis rubei harbors:
- the purH gene encoding bifunctional phosphoribosylaminoimidazolecarboxamide formyltransferase/IMP cyclohydrolase, which produces MTRALLSVWDKTGILDLAKALAAKNIGILSSGGTAKTLRDAGIPVTDVSEYTGFPEMMDGRVKTLHPKVHGGLLGRRGTDDDIMKAHGIEGIDILCVNLYPFEEMSQKNLPLDELIEFVDIGGPAMIRAASKNFKDVAVVVDPSDYPMVIEAVSGKGFTHEQRLGLAAKALTRTAAYDGAISNYLNSLNRDFPTTLTLQFANGRPLRYGENPHQKAAVYGTSGIAGQIALQGKEMSYNNYLDVHAAVSLCRELPSPATVIVKHNNPCGVALGTTQLASYLKARDVDPVSAYGSVVAMNSQVGKDVAEEICSTFVEVLIAPSFTDEAREIMKRKENMRLLLLPSEVPADEVRTIDGGILVQRTPAHEEGWDVVSKRAPTAEEVAALKLAWKVVKHAKSNAIIYANATETVGLGVGQMSRVDSAKLAVIKAAEFGRTMKGTVIASDAFLPFADTLEVAAAAGATALIQPGGSIRDAEVIAKADELGVAVVFTGTRHFRH; this is translated from the coding sequence ATGACTCGTGCACTCCTGTCGGTCTGGGACAAGACCGGCATTCTTGATCTTGCCAAAGCCCTGGCAGCAAAAAATATCGGCATTCTCAGTTCCGGCGGAACCGCAAAGACGCTTCGTGACGCAGGCATTCCGGTCACAGACGTGTCCGAGTACACCGGTTTTCCCGAGATGATGGACGGCCGCGTCAAGACACTGCACCCAAAGGTTCACGGCGGCCTTCTGGGCAGGCGCGGAACAGACGACGACATCATGAAGGCCCACGGCATCGAAGGCATCGACATTCTCTGCGTCAACTTATATCCGTTTGAGGAGATGTCTCAAAAGAATCTGCCGCTCGATGAACTGATTGAGTTCGTCGACATCGGCGGACCTGCAATGATTCGTGCGGCCTCCAAAAACTTCAAGGACGTTGCCGTTGTGGTGGACCCGAGTGATTACCCGATGGTCATCGAGGCCGTGAGCGGCAAAGGGTTCACTCATGAGCAGAGACTCGGGCTTGCCGCAAAGGCGCTTACGCGGACCGCTGCCTATGACGGAGCCATCTCCAACTATCTGAACAGCCTTAACCGCGACTTCCCGACCACCCTCACCCTTCAGTTTGCCAACGGCCGCCCGCTGCGCTACGGAGAAAACCCGCACCAGAAGGCAGCAGTCTACGGAACATCAGGCATCGCAGGACAGATTGCTTTGCAGGGCAAGGAGATGTCCTACAACAACTATCTCGACGTGCATGCGGCGGTCAGTCTCTGCCGCGAACTTCCGTCGCCGGCAACCGTTATTGTAAAACACAACAACCCGTGCGGGGTAGCTCTCGGCACAACCCAGCTTGCATCCTACCTGAAGGCACGCGATGTGGATCCGGTTTCCGCCTACGGCTCGGTCGTTGCGATGAACAGCCAGGTCGGCAAAGATGTTGCCGAAGAGATCTGTTCCACCTTTGTTGAGGTGTTGATTGCCCCCTCCTTTACAGACGAGGCACGCGAGATCATGAAGAGAAAGGAGAACATGCGTCTCCTGCTTCTCCCGTCCGAAGTTCCGGCTGATGAAGTTCGAACGATTGACGGCGGCATTCTTGTGCAGCGAACTCCGGCCCATGAGGAAGGATGGGACGTTGTGTCAAAGCGTGCGCCAACCGCTGAAGAGGTTGCCGCACTGAAACTTGCATGGAAGGTTGTCAAGCATGCGAAGAGCAACGCCATCATTTACGCGAACGCGACCGAAACCGTCGGCCTCGGCGTCGGCCAGATGAGCCGCGTGGACTCGGCAAAGCTTGCGGTGATCAAGGCTGCCGAGTTTGGCAGAACGATGAAAGGCACCGTCATCGCATCCGATGCCTTCCTGCCGTTTGCCGATACCCTTGAGGTTGCGGCGGCTGCGGGCGCGACCGCACTCATTCAGCCGGGTGGATCGATCCGTGATGCCGAGGTTATTGCCAAGGCAGACGAACTTGGTGTTGCGGTGGTGTTTACCGGAACCCGCCACTTCCGGCACTAA